The following proteins are co-located in the Vanessa atalanta chromosome 11, ilVanAtal1.2, whole genome shotgun sequence genome:
- the LOC125067252 gene encoding scavenger receptor class B member 1-like has translation MKCKTNENTNRSTRTLLALIAVGFTLLVIPTVSVLLDPQYRMMIYMTRIAVGSRFYKIFTRENVGTLLQVYVFNVTNAEAFLSGEDHKLRLEEVGPFTYQEYQKNNKFEVDEEAGVMRYIPHTRTEFRREQSFDDPERVNITVPNAAMLAVSSMLSSYPFWTKTGFTVLADRLQSKPIIDINVHSLLWGYEEPLIALSNTLMPGWITFSKMGILDRLYDQSSVPMMEVSTAPQDKFKVKKIDGSPGLNVWGYDNPSKRTRCNTLVDTYEGYAYAPRLTRDDSIRLYRSSFCRMLDLSYIGTTATEITSEAYVYQISNKSYSIDPSTECLCGKINECIDGISNISPCLYGLTIALSNGHFLYANPKVYERIEGIRPDEKEHGSEFIIEPKVGAVLSGRFTIQLNVVVKDVNYYYRVRPFSEMVVPLAYFKIVQPQLAEEDKNDIKMSNYLLPYVIHGVEVLLLITGLTILVYALRQMYLQWHCSAYHENNEKHNDKLQGSREAKL, from the exons ATGAAGTGCAAGACTAATGAAAACACAAACCGGAGCACGA GGACGTTGCTTGCGTTGATAGCAGTCGGGTTTACATTACTCGTTATACCTACAGTGTCGGTGTTATTGGACCCTCAATACAGAATGAtgatatat ATGACGAGAATAGCAGTGGGATCTAGGTTCTATAAAATCTTTACACGTGAGAATGTGGGTACCCTGTTACAAGTTTACGTGTTTAACGTCACCAACGCCGAAGCGTTCCTCTCAGGCGAGGACCACAAACTACGACTAGAGGAAGTTGGCCCCTTTACTTACCA AGAATACCAAAAGAATAATAAGTTCGAGGTCGACGAAGAAGCTGGTGTAATGAGGTACATACCGCATACCAGAACAGAGTTCCGACGTGAACAATCCTTTGACGACCCAGAACGGGTCAATATCACCGTGCCCAACGCTGCAATGTTG gcAGTATCATCAATGCTCAGTTCTTACCCATTCTGGACTAAAACCGGGTTCACCGTGCTGGCGGACCGACTGCAATCAAAGCCCATAATAGACATCAATGTCCACAGCCTCCTCTGGGGCTACGAAGAGCCTTTGATAGCCTTATCTAATACTCTGATGCCGGGTTGGATTACTTTCAGCAAAATGGGCATTTTGGATCGA CTGTACGATCAGTCATCTGTACCTATGATGGAGGTGAGCACCGCTCCTCAGGACAAGTTCAAGGTGAAGAAAATCGACGGCAGTCCTGGTTTGAATGTGTGGGGCTACGATAATCCAAGCAAGCG caCGCGTTGCAACACGTTGGTAGATACGTATGAAGGGTACGCTTATGCGCCAAGATTGACCCGCGACGACTCGATCAGATTGTATCGAAGTTCGTTCTGCAGGATGTTAGACCTTAGCTACATCGGCACTACGGCCACGGAGATCACATCCGAAGCCTACGTCTATCAAATCAGCAATAAAAGTTATTCCATAGATCCTAGTACGGAATGTCTTTgtggaaaaataaatgaatgcatCGACGGAATTTCTAATATATCACCATGTCTATATG GTCTAACTATCGCTTTATCTAATGGTCACTTCTTGTATGCTAATCCCAAAGTATATGAACGTATTGAGGGCATCCGGCCAGATGAGAAGGAACATGGAAGTGAATTTATAATAGAACCA AAAGTGGGAGCAGTTCTTAGTGGAAGATttactatacaattaaatgtagtTGTTAAAGACGTCAACTACTACTATCGAGTTCGTCCATTTTCAGAAATGGTCGTGCCTCTCGCTTACTTTAAAATT GTGCAACCTCAGTTAGCTGAAGAAGACAAGAACGATATAAAAATGTCCAACTATCTCCTACCATACGTAATTCATGGCGTGGAAGTTCTGCTGTTAATAACAGGCTTGACAATATTGGTATACGCTCTCCGGCAGATGTATCTGCAGTGGCATTGTTCTGCTTACCACGAAAATAATGAGAAGCATAATGATAAACTACAGGGTTCACGAGAAGCCAaactttga